Proteins encoded in a region of the Ziziphus jujuba cultivar Dongzao chromosome 3, ASM3175591v1 genome:
- the LOC107423490 gene encoding protein MHF1 homolog: protein MEREDDDESVSELLRDRFRLSSISIAEAEAKRNDMEVTEPVMACIADLAFKYTEQLAKDLELFSQHAGRKSANVEDVILSAHRNEHLATALRSFWDDLKSKEPQSERKRKKPPRKEEKATTSTVHILDG, encoded by the exons ATGGAGAGAGAAGACGACGACGAGTCGGTGAGCGAGCTGTTAAGAGATCGTTTCAGGCTGTCCTCTATCTCTATCGCTGAAGCCGAAG CGAAGAGAAACGACATGGAAGTAACCGAACCCGTAATGGCTTGCATTGCCGATTTGGCCTTCAAATATAcag AACAGTTGGCAAAGGATCTTGAACTATTTTCACAGCATGCTGGTCGTAAATCTGCAAACGTGGAAGATGTCATACTTTCCG CACATAGAAATGAACATCTAGCTACGGCGTTGAGGTCATTTTGGGATGATCTGAAATCTAAAGAACCTCAATCTGAGAGGAAGCGAAAGAAACCACCCAGAAAGGAAGAGAAAGCAACTACCAGTACAGTGCATATTCTTGATGGTTAG